The stretch of DNA caagaactttatttttgatactataaactatttgaaaattttaaaaaatttacacggATAATATTGTAACTATTACGAATAACGACATGTGATTTTGAGtgtaaaaattgattaaaaaattataataaaaaattgtaattaagactttactttttgtttttgatatatactatttttatacTTCTTAGACTCTAAAAAgtacttaataaaataattattataaaaataactaatCATTTGTAAAACACTAACCCATCAAATGCTAATAATAATTCATTTAcatatttaaactttaaatggtcctaaatattattattggtgtcttttagtattttttttcatcCGTAATAGTATTTtccgtaaaaaaaataaaaactacatttacatatatttattgtttttttgtatttattggtcattctttaaaataacttttttttttttaaaaaaaaaaaaagcatcctAGTGGCTAAGCTAATACACATGAAACACGTAATGAAAAGGATTATTTCACTAGTTACGTGAGCTTGAGTCTTGACCAAAAACTTCTATCATAAAAAAGCGTACACACATTTTTTCATCATGTGCATTTTATAAACTTGCTTGGCTTTTTTCTCCTTACCGTTGAAAGTTAGGGCATGTTTAGTTTATAGAAATGAGAATTGTAATAGTAATCAATATATTCATTACTTGcttgctttttttttattttttttaattttgtaatctATTACATTGTAATccttattataataaaaaaattattgtaatggtcattacaattagtcaattacaatctattacaaaattaatataatattataataaaaataaattaaaaagtcTATCTtagctaattttatttaaatattttataattataaaagttaaaagtaataaaaatattttggtcAATATACATTTTATTCTATTACATTCccacaataaattaaatacaataattttaattataatatttatttcaacCACAAACTAAACTGTAATTACCATTACGATTCCTATTCCATTACACTACTATTACCATTATCATTGCATTTCTATTACACCAAATCAAATATCACCTTAAATTTATCCATATCGTTATTGATCTTGTACATAAAATAAGTTGATgataaaatgtttaaaaaagcACATTAACATATACCAATTAGCTCAcatttctatttataacataTATGATATATCCTATTTCAATTTCATCATTCCCAATCTACCACCaaatctttctttttctttttttttttaactcgcAAATCACAAATATGATTTCAAatcatttttcattgtaataaaaaaaaaaaaatcattcttCCCTACTTCACGAAATTTACTTGAAATGTATTACTATGTGAAATATATAAACATGAGTGGAGGAGGACAGGGGAGGCTCCTCCTATTTTATCTTTCCAATGGAATCTGTGACGAGTCGGTTTGTTTTTTTTAGGATGATGATTATATTGATTGTTGAGGCTAAAGAGTGGAAGAGTGGTTCaccattattattataattattattattatttgctttaATTTTAGTTTAGCCTTTATTAACTACCCTTTCACTTTATTTGCCTTCCATTTCAATATTCCTTGGCGCGTTTTCTACACGCTCTTTCTTTATAGACGACAAACTTATGCCAGCTGTATTATGCTACCTGTCTAAAGAAAcggttccatttttttttttaactctaattcttttttcttttcttttacatTTAATTTCTGTAACTGAAAGCCGTAAGTCCAAGTTAAGCCAAAATTAGCTCATTGGACTGGCGAATACCCGGGTATCGACCAGATTGTCCCGGGGCGGGGCTGCCCCATCTGGCAGGGGCTCCGACCCGATCCGCGAAAAGCTCCAATTTCCCGTCATAATAAAATGTGAAAAATAGAGAGGATTATTAACAGCTGTTTGGAATGGAATGATATGATGTAATATAATTACTCCTTAAAAAAAgataggttagaattatttccttctttaattatattaatttgaatagtaaatttaaatagtattaatattatgatttattacaaaaaaatcttgtaatatatattttgtgtgagatagttttttttttttgataaaaaaatattgtgttaaTTTTATGTTACTGGCAATAGTATGTGTATGCATAAtgcataacaaaaataaaaataaataacatagtaataaaatatatatatatatatatatatgaatattcattttttttgaaagcgtacatgaatatttattttaattaataaaaaatagaataaaattttgggccttttttatttttacactttaaaacagtttttttttttttttttttttttttgtatttttacgaaattttacatagaaacccatattgcaactagcactgcaacctaaattgtaacaaaaaaatcgtacagaaactcctattgcaactagcactgcaaccactttagaaaaaacgcaaaccataaatttgaaaaagaaaaaaagttaaaaaatagtatatgtggTAATTCccctaaaattttatatttattaattaataaatatatatttttagaataattatcttgtatttatgtataattaatattaaatagatataataagaaattattttttatttaatttaattttttaaaataatatataagattctTGTTTTCAACCaaataatataattcaattaatgaGAATAAGATTACTGTTGACGCTGAAAATTGATCACCATTGTCTCGCTTGATTGGCGAGAAAAGTaatagatgaaagaaattaaataaaagagaCGCCACAATTTAAAGTAGTTCACTCCTCAAGTTGCGATGACAATAGAGCTACGTCTACTTCGAGTTTTTATTGCTCACGAAAAACTAGAGAAATATGCTCTAACCTTAAGGAGACTTAGAAAAATGTAAAAGGTGAGTTAGTGGAGTTATCCTTTTATAGGTATGGAGGtccattaaaatattaataacgaaatacaaaaatatgaaaattcaTTCTAAGCTAATCTTGACCATTGATGTGATCTAATGGTTAGAATGACTCCGGATGATTATCGTCAAATTTTAGAGCTCGACTTGCGTTCGTCGAATCGTTTTTAGGCTTGTCGTGGACAAAATCGCACTTCGACTTGGGGCAATTTTTTGAATTGAAATCTTCAGAATTGAGATATGAGTGTGAGACATTCGTAGAAAGCaaggccggccctaggcataggcgggctaggcccgtgcctagggcccactctTTCTAGGGGcccatttaaaattttaagaccTAATTACTTAAttactatatttaattaaaattaacattaaatataGTTAAGTTGGACCCAACATAATGGCAGCCTAAATAGTGGCAGGTATTATGTTTTCTTGGGACCTGAGTTTGAAACCACCAAacttagtttttattattaattttttttttctaagaaacaACTATAAATGCATATAAACTTAATAACTAATAACTAAAgccaaaaaaattttaatacataaatattatttaaactttttttctaaatctaacattttataagtttatctatttttttttttttattttctttatttttttttgtctatttTCCTACTTCTCTTATCATGTTTTTATTTCCATATTTATCTTGCTTTaatcaaaattatatttttaatattatgaaGAAAAATCATTAAtcaagatataataattaatttcgataataataataaataatttttttcataaatattacttgaagtgaatttaatttatttctttttaaatatcttattataattatggcctataatttaatgtagttgttagaaattattttacctatagataaatataaacttgatagttttttcttttttttttcttcatgaatttgatttattatatggttgaaattttgaaaagataaaaatattattatggaTGAtagaacaaattaaaaaatacaaatctattaatttttgtaatactttaaaacttatttcagatttttaatatatttttttacttttatgttaTGAAATGTAGCATAtcattttttaggttaattttttaatttatttattaagggGCCCTAAATCTTAGGCCTCCATTTTTTTATCGTCGGCCCTGATTATTATGTCACAATAATGATGAACAAATAAAAAGGCGGTTAATAATGtagctaattaattattattattattattattattaattacagGCCAACATTTAttcaaatatgaaaaaaaaaatcaatggaGCAATACTCAGCTGTGCCATACTTGGCTACACTTATAAATTGTCTTGTTTGGACACTTTATGGGCTCCCTTTTATTCATCCAGGAAGTATTTTGGTTGTGACTATAAATGGGTCTGGTCTTGTAATTGAGTGTACATACTTAATCATCTTCTTAATCTTCTGAGATAAGAAGAAAAGGACTAAAGTTATTCTTGTTGTTCTTGCTGAGCTTGTTTTCATTTCTATTCTCACCCTTTTGATTCATTCTCGAAAGCATTGTTGGTACCATTTGTAAACTCTATAATATCATGATGTATGCTGCTCCATTGGATGTTATGGTAAATTACTAGTTACTAGTTattaattagttactttttaatatcaTTATTTCTTGTTTGATTTTAATTGTTTATTGTTTTTGGTGCagaaattagtaattactactAAGAGTGTGGAGTCTATGCCATTTTTCTTATCATTTGCTTCATTGTTGAATGGTATTACTTGGACCACTTATTTATTAAGGGGCCCAAAATTTTATATCGTCTTAGACCCCTATTTTGTCAGGGTCGACCCTGATTATCATGTCACAATAATGATGAACAAATAAAGAGTGTTTAATAATgtagttaattattattattattattattattattattattattattattattaattacagGTCGACATTTATTCAAATatggaaaagaaaattaatagaGTAATACTCAGCTGTGCGATACTTGGCTACACTTATAAATTGTCTTGTTTGGACACTTTATGGGTTCTCTTTTATTCATCAGGAAGTATTTTGGTTGTGACTATAAATGGGTCTGGTCTTGTAATTGAATGTACATACTTAATCATCTTCTTAATCTTCTGAGATAAGAAGAAAATGATTAAAGTTGTTCTTGTTGTTCTTGCTGAGCTTGTTTTCATTTCTATTCTCACCCTTTTGATTTTGTCTTTGACTCATTCTCGCAAGCATTGCTGGTACCATTTGTATACTCTTTAATATCACGATGTATGCTATTCTATTGGCTGTTATGGTAAATTACTAGTTACTACCCTTTTGACTTTGTCTTTGACTCATTCTCGCAAGCATTGTTGGTACCATTTGTATACTCTTTAATATCACGATGTATGCTACTCTATTGGCTGTTATGGTAAATTACTAGTTAATAGTTattaattagttactttttaatatcaTTATTTCTTTTTTGATTTTAGTTGTTTATTGTTTTTGGTGCagaaattagtaattactactAAGAGTATGGAGTTTATGCCATTTTTCTTATCATTTGCTTCATTGTTGAATGGTATTACTTGGACCACTTATTTATTAAGGGGCCCAAAATTTTATATCGTCTTTGGTCCCAATTTTTTCAGGGCCGGCCTTGATTATTATGTCACAATAATGATGAACAAATAAAAAGGTGGTTAACAATgtagctaattaattaattattattattaattacagGCCAACATTTATTCCAATATGGAAAAGAAAATCAATGGAGCAATACTCAGCTGTGCCATACTTGGCTATACTTATAAATTGTCTTGTTTGGACACTTTATGGGCTCCCTTTTATTAATCCAGGAAGTATTTTGATTGTTACTATAAGTGGGTCTCGTCTTGTAATTGAGTTTACATACTTAATTATCTTCTTAATCTTTTGAGATAAGAAGAAAAGGATTAAAGTTGTTCTTGCTGAGCTTGTTTTCATTTCTATTCTCACtcttttgactttgactttgacacATTCTCACAAGAAAAGATCAACCATTGTTGGTACCATTTGTATACTCTTTAATATAATGATTTATGCTGTTCCATTAGCTGTTATGGTAAATTATTAGTTACTAGTTATTAATTACTTACTTTTTAATATCAGTAGTTCTTGTTTGATTTtaattgtttcttttttttttttggtgcagAAATTGGTAATTACTACTAAGAGTGTCGAGTTTATGCCATTTTTCTTATCATTTGCTTCATTGTTGAATAGTATTACTTGAACCACTTATTTATGAAGGGGCCCAAAATTTTATATCGTCTTAGGCCCCCATTTTTTCAGGCCCGGCCCTGATTATTATGTCACAATAATGATGAACAAATAAAAAGGTGGTTAATACTGTagctaattgattaattattattattaattatacgcCAACATTTATTCAAATATGGAAAAGAAAATCAATGGAGCAATACTCATCTGTGCCATACTTGGCTACAGTTATAAATCGTCTTGTTTGGACACTTTATGGGCTCCCTTTTATTCATCCAGGAAGTATTTTGGTTGTGACTATAAATGGGTCTGGTTTTGTAATTGAGTGTACATACTTAATCATCTTCTTAATCTTCTGAGATAAGAAGAAAAGGATTAAAGTTGTTCTTGTTGTTCTTGCTGAGcttgttttcatttttattctcacccttttgactttgactttgactcaTTCTCACTGTCACGGAGTATGCTAGGCAATTTGACCGtctggcaaagtttgcacaagAGATCGTACCAACCGAGGCCCTTCGGGTCAAAAGGTTCTTGAAGGGGATGAACCCCATGATTAAAAAAAGATGTGAAAATCATGGTGGGGACCAACATAGTTTATGCTGAGGTGTTAGAAAAAGCTCTTGAAGCTGTGTTtctccaaaatgatataaagaaGGAGAATGCTGCTAAGTGGGAAGCCCGAAGAAACAATGGAGGAAATCAAGAGAATAAGAGAAAACACGAGGGAAATCACAGTAATGATCGTGATAAAAAGGGGAAAACAGTGgtccaaaataacaacaatgggGTAAAAAGGTCCTATGTAGAATTCCCAATTTGCCGCACATGCAATAGGAAACATCTTAGGGAGTGAAAGTTGAAGTCAGGGGTGTGCTACAATTGCGGGCAGCCAGGCCATTTGAAGAAAAATTGCCCAAAGGGACAAAAGAAGGAGAACCAAGCcgctcctgctcgagtgtttgctCTCACCAGAGGAGAAGCGGCCACAAGCAACACTGTTGTCTCAGGTCAGGTTTCTATTTACGGATTGCCTTGTAATGTTCTCTTTGATTCTGGAGCTGCTCATTCTTATATAGCTACTAGGATAATTGATAGTATAGATAAGCCATGTGACCTACTTAGATGTGGTATTGTGACGGAATTACCCTCGAGAGAAACCATGCTATCAACAAGAAGAATGCGAGATGTACCTATCATAATCGAAATCAAAGAACTCATGGGCGACCTAATAGAGCTGGAAATGAAGGAATATGATGTTATAATTAGGATGGATTGGCTATCTAGTCACGGCGTGACAATCAATTGCCGAAAGAAACTGGTCGTTTTTGAAACAAAGGCTGGGATCGGTTTATTTTCAAGGGCAACAAGCTGGCCCTTAGGACTCCATTAATCTCTTCCCTAAAAGCTAGTCAGCTAATGAAGGCGGGGTGTCTGACATTCTTAGTCAACTTAGTGGATCGAGCAATAGGGACACAACTAAATGTGGAGAATGTGCACATAGTCTGTGAATTTCCAGAGGTCTTTCCAGAAGATCTACCGGGACTACCTCCAGATAGAGAGGTGGAGTTCGTCATTGAATTAGCCCCAGGGACTAATCCAATTTCAAAGGCTCCATACAGAATGGCACCTAATGAGTTAAAAGAGCTTAAAATACAACTACAGGAGCTCTTAGACAAAGGGTTCATTAGACCgagttactcaccttggggtgcgccGGTACTCTtcatcaagaagaaagatggaagtatgaggatgtgcatGGACTACCGTGAGCTCAACAAGGTGACCATCAAGAATAAGTACCCTCTGCCAAGGATTGACGATCTCTTTGATCAATTGCAAGGCTCGACTGTGTTCTCAaagatagatctaagatctgggTATCACCAGCTAAAGGTCCGAAAGGAAGACATACCCAAGACAGCATTCAAAACACGATATGGACACTATGAGTTTTTGGTAATGTCTTTCGGACTAACTAATTCCCCAGCAGCCTTCATGGATATGATaaatagggtgttcaaggagtACCTAGATAAGTTTGTTGTTGTATTCATTGATGACATTCTTATCTACTCCAAAAATATGGAGGAACATGAGGAACACCTGAGGATGACTCTAAACCGACTTTAGGAGAACCAActatatgccaaattcaagaaatgtgaattctggttagagAAGGTGGCATTCCTAGGCCATATAGTTTCCAAAGATGGAGTCGAGGTGGATCCTACAAAGATCGAAGCGATCAAGAGCTGGCCAACACCTAAGACTGCAAGTGAAgtaagaagcttcttgggtgTAGCTAGTTACTATAGACGCTTTGTTGAAGGATTTTCCAAGATCGCAACTCCTCTAACCTACTTGGCTCGAAAGATGCAGAAATTTGTCTGGTTAGAAAAGTGGGAGGGTAGCTTCCAAACACTTAAGGACAATCTAATAACAGCCCCTATATAATGTGTTCCCAATAACAAGGATAAGTTTGTGGTGTACTGCGATGCATCGAAACAAGGGTTGGGATGCGTGTTGATGCAAAATGACAAAGTAGTAGCGTATGCCTCAAGACAACTTAAGGAGTATGAACAAAGGTACCCAACACACGATCTGGAGTTGGCAGCAGTAGTTTTTGCGCTAAAAATATGGAGGCACTATCTCTACGGGGagaaatgtgaaatttataccgaccacAAGAGCCTGAAGTACTTCTTTACGCAAAAGGAACTCAACATGAGGCAGAGGCGATGGCTAGAGCTTgttaaggactatgattgtgaaatgCACTACCACCGGGGGAAGGCCAACGTGGTAGCAGACGCGCTAAGTAGACGCAGTTATGCCAGCTTGGCAATACTGGCACAAATAGAAAGGCCACTACAACAAGAACTCCAAAGAAGTGGTATAGAGATCCTTACTCCAAAACTAGCTAACCTAACCATTGTCTCAACGCTACTACAAGAACTTAAAGATGCACAGATTGTTGATGAGTtcttaaagaagaaaagagcaGGCCTGCCAGAGAAGGAGGCAGAAGATTTCTCCGAAGGTACAGACAGCATGTTGAGGTATAAGGGAAGAGTGTGTGTAGCCAACGATATAGAACTTAAAAGAAAGATCATGATGGAAGCACACACTACACCCTACTCAATGCATCCAGGGTCAACCAAAATGTACAATGACTTAAAAACCTTGTATTGGTGGCCAGGGATGAAGAAGGATGTAGCTGAATTTGTAGCTAGATGCCTcacatgtcaacaagttaaggctgaacatcagagaccagcagggatgTTGCAACCCCTGGAAatccctgaatggaagtgggaagatatagcCATGGATTTTGTTACAGGACTACCCCTA from Cannabis sativa cultivar Pink pepper isolate KNU-18-1 chromosome 2, ASM2916894v1, whole genome shotgun sequence encodes:
- the LOC133034217 gene encoding bidirectional sugar transporter SWEET5-like, encoding MYAAPLDVMKLVITTKSVESMPFFLSFASLLNGSILVVTINGSGLKLVITTKSMEFMPFFLSFASLLNDKKKRIKVVLAELVFISILTLLTLTLTHSHKKRSTIVGTICILFNIMIYAVPLAVMKLVITTKSVEFMPFFLSFASLLNSIT